The Oncorhynchus nerka isolate Pitt River linkage group LG3, Oner_Uvic_2.0, whole genome shotgun sequence genome includes the window CCGGCCCCTCCTCCTCGTGGCGCCTCAGCCAATCCTGACAGCCATGACGCCCATCCTGACTCCACCCCCCAGCAGTGCCAGCCAACCGTCCTCCAGGACACCTCTGGTGGTCCCACCTCCAGCCCCGCCCCGCTCCCCACAACCCCACCCCCGGCGAACGCAGTCCTGCTCACTATTGGACGTGGACAGTGCTGACACAGGGAGGGTGGACCTGCCAGGTTGCCTCCTCCCCACCCCCCCTCCACAGAGGCCTCCAGCCCAGGCCCATTCTCCAATCTCCCCAGGGAGATGCTCCAAGGACTTACTCCGCTCCAACCCCCCTTCCCCTGGGACAGGAGACACAGAGGGGTCCACCCACCTCTCCAACGGTTCTAACCACTCCAACCTCCCGGTCTCTAGCAACGGGTTCTTCCCTGTCCAGGACCGTCCTCCCCTTGCCTCCCGCACCCCGtccccctccctttccttctcactgtctctctcctcctcgcccTCCTGCTCTCCCTGCCAGGGACCCCACCATTCTCGACCAGGCAGTCACAGTAGCCACAGCAGGGGCCTGTTCCCCCCGACTCCCTCCCAGGAGACCCCACCCCCGCCTTCCTCCCATTGCTCTGCTCCCCCGTCACTCATCTCCTCGCCTGGAGACCATAGGCTGAGGGTGGTCAGCCCCACCTTttcctcctccactaacctcatccCTCCCACGTCCTGTCTTAACCCCTCGCCTTTCTTCCCGGGGCCGTTCTCCCTGGACTCTCTGAGGGGGGAGACACAGGAGGGCCCCAGGCTGGAGGCAGGACACCTGGAGCTTGAGATGCAggtgtggggaggggagagggggagggatgctCCCAAATGATGGAACACATCAGCTACATCGACGAGGAAGGGCCAGCTCTGTGACAGAGAGGCAGATTACATGCAAGAAGAAACAGTAGAAGAGAGAATgacaaggagaagagaggagaaaatgTAGCTGGTCCAGAGAGCAACGTTGAACCTGTGAtatgcacacagacagacatatagacaaaTGAATAGACAAACAGTGAGATGGTCAGGTGGAAGCCAATGGCATCACTGAAAAAGATCCCACCAGGACAGTAGCATGACACCTAATCTAACGGTAGTCTAATCAGGCGATCTGGCCATGTTCTGGTCATGTTAAAGCAACAAATCCTTCGGTATCTGTGGACGTCATGATGTCAGAAGTGAAATGTGCATCCTTTTCCCTACCCCTCTGCTGACTCCATAGAGAGCATGTTGCCCTTGCCAGATTTTCCCAACCTACCACCCCTTCATGACATGACATAGGACTGGAAATGTACACTCATATTCAGTCTCTGTCATGTAGATTCAGTATCATACTAACATATATTGCTTGGATATCACCATAGCTGATGTGGAGTTAATTTACTTAATATTACTACTTAATATTCCTTCAGAGTTTCTCTTTAGATACATTGGGACCTGTTTCTCTGCTACTTGTTATATGGAGGGTTATTTGTTAGTTTTGGATGACCCCATTAGACTATCTCCACAAACTACATACACACTTGCACTGTGGTCTTATGTATAATGCCAGTCTCAGTGTCGATCCAGCATTCATAGTAAAGCCTACACAGCttagtttctctccctctaacaaTATAAAAACACTACATGAGAATCAGTGAGCTTACAAGACACATGGATCCCACCAAAACATGACGACaacactactgtagagtagatGTTAAAGGGCAACTCCACCACTTTTCAACAGCAAAATACCAGTCAACATATGTGTCAAAGTTTTGCAGAAAAAAAATCTTTAGTTAAAAAGTTCTACCCGATGACAAAGCCTGATTGATGACTCACACTAAATGATTCCGCTGCTCTGTCGTTCGCTACATACtttagtctgagactgccatcattGAAGTCATCTGTGGTGACGAGGGGCATTGTACAACACAAAGTCCCTTTAATACTCTGATTGGTTCgcctctaaccaatcagagtattaAAGCCGCTTTTCCCAAGCGTGTTCTGGCACTGGCCCAAGCCATCAGTGTCTTGACCAATCAGACGGCCCTGAATTTGTTCGCAATCGGTGAAGGGTCAGGGAGGTACTCAGAGCCAGACACAATGCGGAGAAGAAACTAACGTCTGTGGGCGTGGAGTATAGTCGGAGCAAGGAGCCTGGGGAGCCAACCCGATGACATCGTCAAaagttaaaacattttaaaaactttCATTTTCAAACACTATGAAATTTGCGGTGATATGGGAAGCAAGAAAATACCCTCCCTTTGGCTAGAAATTCATTGCAGGTTTTGAAAATCAGTTTTTTACTTTGAATcctaccctgtgatgtcacagagaagcatCTTTTTAACCACAGAAATGTGCTGTTttcacatacactaccgttcaaaagtttggggtcacttagatatgtccttgtttttgaaagaaaagcacattttttgtccattgaaataacataaaattgatcagaaatacagtgtagacattgttaatgttgtaaattactattgtagctgtaaatgacagattttttatggaatatctacataggcgtacagaggcccattatcagcaaccatcactcctgtgttccaatgggacgttgtattagctaatccatgtttatcattttaaaaggccaatttatcattagaaaaccttttgttagcacagctgaaaactcgttttgattaaagaagcaattcaactggccttctttagactagttgagtatctggagcatcagcatttctgggtttgattacaggctcaaaatggccagaaacaaagtattttcttctgaaacttgtcagtctattcttgttctgaaaaattaaggctattccatgcgagaaattgccaagaaactgaagatcatgtacaatgct containing:
- the LOC135565668 gene encoding uncharacterized protein LOC135565668, producing MSSLSQQVSQLSQELQEMTRLLRPLLLVAPQPILTAMTPILTPPPSSASQPSSRTPLVVPPPAPPRSPQPHPRRTQSCSLLDVDSADTGRVDLPGCLLPTPPPQRPPAQAHSPISPGRCSKDLLRSNPPSPGTGDTEGSTHLSNGSNHSNLPVSSNGFFPVQDRPPLASRTPSPSLSFSLSLSSSPSCSPCQGPHHSRPGSHSSHSRGLFPPTPSQETPPPPSSHCSAPPSLISSPGDHRLRVVSPTFSSSTNLIPPTSCLNPSPFFPGPFSLDSLRGETQEGPRLEAGHLELEMQVWGGERGRDAPK